One Silene latifolia isolate original U9 population chromosome 4, ASM4854445v1, whole genome shotgun sequence DNA segment encodes these proteins:
- the LOC141651903 gene encoding uncharacterized protein LOC141651903: MTSVSSAAAKTSHLGLPHFCGIDSVGHSGGLLLRWDDSVVLSSLVINPHFILCTVSLGATHVCTKKDMYMMFIYGEPSFEFRLPLWNAISDLISGLSPFLIIGDFNQVELHSDKLGGSNVIRGQQDFTTWRLDNSLLDVPFFGPPFTWFNNRSDDQLIMERLDRAYANNDWLHLFPAASILHLPILISDHAPIILKFLPISKSGRRPYRLDNWCFSSPEIANIVECAWRLSIPGSPMYVLSRRLSSVRFSIMQWVIHHRLSHGINWSEIQQRIQSSSTRIVDAESATYFQQVRSDQLQLLRYDASAATCKVEKRYFGWSSIEILIFPSQTTDLLCSTPPQDPASPRGFIEPLLESLDLPQLSSADCLVLSTPFTATDIIHALNGMDGSKSPGPDGITPKFFQTFWPQVGHLVTMALLRFLNSGVMLKEWNNTHIILIPKVDKPELISQYRPISLCNVIYRLASKCLANRLKLVISSIVSDSQQAFVPSRLMSDGCLITHEIMHYLNKTKKGTVSYAALKLDMHKAFDLVSWPFLIAIMKKFGFPLFWQNIIWECISTVTYNIIINGEPSTSFRPSCGLRQGDPLSPYLFIMCMEILSCQLRAAEKATTLPGLKISRYAPPITHLFYADDAFICCKATPVSFETLRDLFRCFELASGQMINLDKSFIKFSPNAPADFKSHMSSILKMKTSDSFGNYLGVPVDLPSKKSLVFQPLLDKMATRIIAWSSLHLSQPCKLLIINSIILGSIRFWMSSIPFPVGICKKLDSLIAAFWWRKDVRHRSIHWLSRDSLQRPREDGGLGLKSVLMLSQASLMKNFWRIHHQPSGLLAKFMLPKYRKDLPVPASRSKVSHPSFLWSGLCRTAFAFAPGLSWKLGNGSSVDLLTSPWVNGTSPLVRPFSSGVSPVLSSLLTPSGDWNPVAVYR; encoded by the exons ATGACATCGGTATCATCTGCTGCTGCTAAGACATCTCACCTTGGACTCCCTCATTTTTGCGGCATTGACTCTGTTGGACATAGTGGGGGTCTTCTTTTGCGTTGGGATGATTCTGTTGTACTTAGCTCTTTAGTTATTAACCCTCACTTTATATTGTGTACTGTATCTTTAGGTGCTACCCATGTATGTACTAAGAAAGATATGTATATGATGTTTATATATGGTGAACCATCTTTTGAGTTTCGTCTACCTTTATGGAACGCAATTTCTGATTTAATTTCGGGTCTGTCACCTTTTCTAATTATTGGTGATTTTAATCAAGTTGAACTGCATTCTGATAAATTAGGTGGCTCCAATGTCATTCGCGGCCAACAGGATTTTACCACCTGGAGATTGGATAATTCATTGCTTGATGTCCCTTTCTTTGGTCCCCCTTTTACCTGGTTCAATAATCGCTCTGATGATCAACTGATTATGGAACGGCTTGACCGCGCATATGCTAACAATGATTGGCTTCACCTTTTCCCTGCTGCATCGATTTTGCATCTCCCCATTCTTATTTCGGACCATGCACCTATTATCCTCAAGTTTCTCCCTATCTCAAAGTCTGGCCGACGCCCTTATCGTCTTGATAACTGGTGTTTCAGTTCTCCAGAGATTGCAAACATTGTTGAATGTGCCTGGCGGCTTTCTATTCCGGGCTCTCCTATGTATGTTTTATCACGTCGTCTATCGTCTGTACGTTTTTCTATAATGCAATGGGTGATTCATCATCGGCTATCCCATGGTATTAATTGGTCTGAGATTCAACaaagaattcaatcctcaagtaCTCGGATTGTGGATGCTGAGTCAGCAACGTATTTTCAGCAAGTTCGCTCTGATCAGCTTCAACTTCTTCGATACGATGCGTCGGCCGCAACGTGCAAAGTTGAAAAGCGATATTTTGGATGGTCTTCCATCGAGATTCTTATATTCCCGAGTCAAACAACG GATCTTCTGTGTTCTACACCTCCTCAAGATCCTGCCTCGCCGAGAGGTTTTATTGAGCCATTGCTTGAGTCACTTGATCTGCCACAGCTAAGTTCGGCGGACTGTTTGGTGCTTTCAACTCCTTTCACTGCGACTGATATTATACATGCTCTCAATGGTATGGATGGATCCAAATCACCTGGGCCAGATGGCATAACTCCGAAATTTTTCCAGACGTTCTGGCCCCAGGTTGGCCATTTGGTTACTATGGCTCTGCTTCGTTTCCTTAATTCGGGGGTGATGTTGAAAGAGTGGAATAATACTCATATTATTCTTATCCCAAAGGTCGATAAGCCGGAACTGATCTCTCAATATCGTCCTATCAGTCTCTGCAATGTTATTTATCGCCTTGCTTCCAAATGTCTTGCTAATCGTCTCAAGCTTGTCATTTCTTCGATTGTTTCGGATTCTCAGCAGGCTTTTGTTCCTTCTCGGCTTATGTCAGATGGATGTCTTATTACTCATGAGATCATGCATTATCTTAATAAAACGAAGAAAGGAACGGTTTCTTATGCGGCTCTGAAGCTAGATATGCATAAAGCGTTTGACCTTGTATCTTGGCCGTTTCTTATTGCGATCATGAAGAAATTCGGGTTCCCGCTTTTCTGGCAAAATATTATCTGGGAATGCATCTCAACTGTAACTTATAATATTATCATCAATGGCGAACCCTCTACTTCTTTTAGACCATCGTGTGGCCTGAGGCAAGGTGATCCTCTTTCACCTTATTTGTTTATTATGTGCATGGAGATTTTATCTTGCCAGTTGCGTGCTGCGGAGAAGGCTACCACCTTACCTGGTCTTAAGATTTCTCGGTATGCACCACCGATCACACATCTCTTTTATGCTGATGATGCGTTTATTTGCTGTAaagctactccggtttcttttgAGACTCTTCGGGACTTGTTTCGGTGCTTTGAGCTTGCCTCGGGACAGATGATAAATCTAGATAAGTCTTTTATTAAGTTCAGTCCAAATGCACCAGCTGACTTTAAGTCTCATATGTCATCTATTCTGAAGATGAAAACTTCTGATAGTTTTGGGAATTATTTGGGGGTCCCTGTTGATCTTCCTTCAAAGAAGTCTTTGGTTTTTCAACCCTTGTTGGACAAGATGGCAACTCGAATTATTGCTTGGTCTTCGCTGCACCTCAGCCAGCCTTGCAAATTGCTCATCATCAACTCTATTATATTAGGTTCGATACGTTTTTGGATGTCTTCAATTCCTTTCCCGGTCGGAATTTGTAAGAAACTTGACTCTTTGATTGCGGCTTTTTGGTGGCGCAAAGATGTTCGTCATAGATCTATTCATTGGCTCTCTAGGGACTCTTTGCAGCGTCCTCGGGAAGATGGAGGCCTTGGTCTGAAATCTGTCTTGATGTTAAGCCAGGCTTCCCTTATGAAGAATTTTTGGCGTATTCATCATCAGCCATCTGgtttattagcaaaatttatgctGCCCAAGTATAGGAAGGACCTACCGGTTCCTGCGTCCAGATCGAAGGTCTCTCATCCTTCCTTTTTATGGTCTGGCTTATGTCGCACAGCTTTTGCTTTTGCTCCTGGTTTATCCTGGAAGCTCGGTAATGGTTCCTCCGTGGACCTTCTTACAAGTCCTTGGGTTAATGGGACTTCTCCCTTGGTTCGACCTTTTTCATCTGGCGTCTCACCTGTGCTTTCTAGTTTGCTCACTCCTTCAGGTGACTGGAATCCAGTAGCTGTTTATCGTTGA